TAGCCGGAGCGCGAGTCGAGCAGGTCGTGGGAGTACGCCACGAAGGAGGTCACCACCTGCGCCTGCGCCGTGCCCGCTTCCCGTCCGGCCACCGGCCGGGTCGCGGACGCGCCGGCAGCGGAGTGCGCCGGCGCGCCGCCGCCCGCCCCGGCGGCCGGGGCCGGGCCCCGGAGCTGTCCCGGGACCGCGGCCCGGACCCCGCCGCCGGGGGCGCCGGCGCGTGGTGTCAGCGCCGGCGCGTGGAAGGCGCCGATCACGGCGGCGACCCGACGGCCGGTCAGCCCGGCGAGCACGCCCCGCATGTGGGACTCCCGCGCCAGGTCCGTCGCCGGCACGGCGCCCGCGTCCGTACGCAGGGCCCAGCCGACGCCCAGCGCGGCGCGGCGTACGGCCTCCGGGGAGCAGCCCGGGGCCAGGACCTCCACGGCCCGGTCCCAGAGGTCCTCCCCCTCGCGCCCGGTCCCGGACGCGGCGAGCGCGTCGGCGTAGCCGCGGCGCCCGGCGCGGGCGTCCGCCGGCCCGTCCGGGCCCGCACCGGGGGCGCTCCCGCCGCCCCCGCCGTCCGGCCCGGCCGGGTCCGGCCCCGGAGCCGGGGCGCCGTCCGGGGACCAGCCCGGGTCGGCCAGCGGCAGGTCGCAGCAGACGACCTCCACCCCCCGGTCCCGCGCCCAGCGGAGCGCCGCGAGCTCCGGGGAGAAGTCCGCGAACGGGTAGAAGGAGAGCCGCCCTTCGGCCCCCAGGCCGGCCAGGGCGACCGGGGCGAGCGTCTCCGGGTCGGCCAGGTGCGCCAGCCACGGCTGGAAGTCGGCCGGCAGCTCCACGCAGAGCACCTCGGGGTCCGCCGCGTCCAGCAGCGCCGGGACCACCGCGGCCAGCGCGGGGCTGTGGTGGCGCACCCCCAGCAGGTAGGGCGCGCGGCAGGCGGCCAGCGCCTCCAGCGCCTCCCGGGGATCGGCGGTGAGCGTCAACGCAGGCTCCCGCGCAGGTCCCAGAGCCGGCGCCACATCGCCGAGCCGTCCTCGGCCCGGCGGCGGACCGGGCCGTCCCAGTAGCCCAGCAGCCGCCCGTGGTCGGCCGGGTCGTCCTTGCGCACGACGCCCAGCAGGTGTCCCGGCAGCAGGTCCAGCACGTCCCCGCCCGGCAGGTACGCGGCGGCGACCCCCAGCGAGGCCGCCACCTGCACGGCCTCGGCGGTGGACATGACCGTACCGGGCCGCTCCACGTCCCAGCCCTCGGCGCTGCGCCCCGAGCGCAGGTCCCGGAAGACGGTGACGAGCGCGTCGAGGACGGAGTCGTCCACCCCGAAGGCCGCCCCGGCGCGTGCCACGGCGGCGACGGCCTGCCGCCGGATCAGCGCGGCCTCGGCGTCCGGGTCCGCGATCGGGCCGACTGTCTCGAAGTTGAAGCGCCGCTTGAGGGCGGCGGACATCTCCGAGACGCCCCGGTCCCGCAGGTTGGCGGTGGCGATGACCGTGAAACCGGGGGCCGCCGCCACCAGCGCGTCCTCGGTGGCGGTCAGTTCCGGCACGCTGACCCGCCGGTCGGACAGGATCGACACGAGCGCGTCCTGCACCTCGGGCAGGCAGCGGGTGATCTCCTCGACCCGCGCGACCCGTCCCGTCCGCAT
The Streptomyces sp. NBC_00091 genome window above contains:
- a CDS encoding AAA family ATPase, with the protein product MTVTEPSAPARQAMPAEERHAAELAFLAAQDTGPRPPGWALTPRAVVTFVCGSEGEELALPKRRAGLPARMVIAPKFVGERALVERCVVTLAGERGLLLTGEPGTAKSMLSELLSAAVCGTSALTVQGTAGTTEDAFRYGWNYALLLAQGPTSQALVDSPVLCAMRTGRVARVEEITRCLPEVQDALVSILSDRRVSVPELTATEDALVAAAPGFTVIATANLRDRGVSEMSAALKRRFNFETVGPIADPDAEAALIRRQAVAAVARAGAAFGVDDSVLDALVTVFRDLRSGRSAEGWDVERPGTVMSTAEAVQVAASLGVAAAYLPGGDVLDLLPGHLLGVVRKDDPADHGRLLGYWDGPVRRRAEDGSAMWRRLWDLRGSLR